Sequence from the Herbaspirillum sp. meg3 genome:
TCGCCACCGGCGGGCACACGCATTCGTCTGGCCGATGCGTTCGACGTGATCGTCGGCGAGCGCTATGGCGAGTTCTACACGCTGCAATTCCCGTCGGATGTATTCGAACTGCTGGAGCAATACGGCAGCCTGCCGTTGCCGCCGTATATCGAGCACGAAGCCGACGAGTTCGACGAGACGCGCTACCAGACGGTGTACGCCAAGGAGCCGGGCGCGGTTGCCGCGCCGACCGCGGGTCTGCATTTTGATGAGGCCTTGCTGGCGAAGCTGAAAGCCAAGGGCGTCGATACCGCCTTCGTCACGCTGCACGTTGGCGCCGGCACTTTCCAGCCGGTACGGGTGGAAGACCTGTCCGAGCACAAGATGCACAGCGAGTGGTACACCATCGCGCAAGAGACGGTGGACAAAGTGCGCGCGGTGAAAGCGGTGGGCGGCAAGGTGGTCGCGGTGGGCACCACCAGTATGCGCGCACTGGAGTCGGCATCGCAATCCGGCACGCTGGAAGCGGGCAGCGCCGATACGCGGTTGTTCATCACGCCGGGCTATACCTTTAAAACAGTGGATCGTCTGATCACCAACTTCCACTTGCCCAAGTCGACGCTGCTGATGCTGGTCTCCGCCTTCGCCGGCTACGACAACATCCGTGCGGCCTACGCACACGCCATCGCGCAGCAATATCGTTTCTTCAGCTATGGCGACGCCATGCTCTTAACCTGTGACGCTTCTAACATCTGACTATGCTTGAATTCACCCTGCTCAAAACCGACGGCAACGCCCGTCGCGGTCGCGTCAAACTGAACCACGGTGTGGTCGAGACGCCGATCTTCATGCCGGTCGGTACCTATGGTTCCGTCAAGGCGATGTCGCCGCTGGAACTCAAAGAAATCGACGCCCACATCATCCTCGGCAATACCTTCCACCTTTGGCTGCGTCCCGGGCTTGAGGTGATGGCCAAGTTCGGCGGCCTGCATGGTTTCATGGGGTGGGACAAGCCGATCCTGACCGATTCCGGCGGCTTCCAGGTGTTTTCGCTGGGGGATATGCGCAAGATTACGGAAGAGGGCGTGCACTTCGCCTCGCCGATCAATGGGGATAAATTGTTCCTGTCGCCGGAAGTGTCGATGCAGATCCAGCGCGTGCTGAACTCCGATATCGTCATGCAGTTCGACGAATGCACACCGTATGAAATCGACGGCCGTCCCGCCACGCAAGTGGAAGCGGCGCAATCGATGCGCATGTCGCTGCGCTGGGCCAAGCGTTCCATGGATGAGTTCAAGGGTGGTGAAAACCCCAACGCGCTGTTCGGCATCGTGCAGGGCGGCATGTTCGAAACCCTGCGCGACGAATCACTGGCGGGCCTGAACGAACTGGGTTTTGACGGCATCGCCATCGGCGGTCTGTCGGTCGGCGAGCCGAAAGAAGACATGATGCGCGTGCTGGAGCACATCGGCCCGCGTCTGCCTGCTGACAAGCCGCACTATCTGATGGGTGTCGGCACACCGGAAGATCTGGTTGCCGGTGTGGCCAGCGGCGTCGACATGTTCGACTGCGTCATGCCGACCCGCAATGCGCGCAACGGCTGGCTGTTCACGCGTTTCGGCGACATCAAGATCAAGAACGCGCGCTACAAGGAAGATACCAAGCCGCTCGACGAAACCTGCGACTGCTACGCCTGCAAGAACTTCTCGCGCGCCTATCTGCATCACCTGCACCGCACCGGCGAAATTCTCGGTGCGCGTCTGAACACGATTCATAATCTGCATTATTACCTGCAGATCATGAAGGAAATCCGCGCCGCTATCGACGACGGCCAGTTCACGCAATTCGTGGCGAAATTCAAGGAAGACCGCGCACGCGGCGCATGATTTTTTCAGTTAGCTGATACGGAGCATTCTTGAAATCGAAATCTCTGCTGATTGTGTTGGTCATCGCCGCCGCCATCGGCGTTGTCGTCTATCAGAATATGAAAAGGGCGCCGAAGCCTCCCCAGGCAAGCGCGGCTAACTGCTCCCAGGACGCGATTCTTGGTGTTGCCAACATCGTCGAGAGATCGATCATTTCGGCGCAGTGCGCCAAGCAGCCTCCGTCAAAGTGAGAAATTATTTCGTCTGCCCTGACTGAAAAATTCAGTGAGGCGTTGCAATAAAAAACGGGAAGCGCTTTGCGTGCTTCCCGTTTTCAATTTCATATCTGAATTTGTGGATTTACCAGTTCCACACCGTACCGTCACGCAGACGGCAAGTCGGCAGATAAGCGCGCTCGTAAGGGAATTTGAGCGCAGCCGCTTCATCAATGTCCACGCCCAGGCCCGGTGCGTCGGGCAACATCAGATAGCCCTTGTCGAAGTAGTAGCCATGCGGGAAGACGGCATCGGTTTCCGGCGTGTGGCGCATGTATTCCTGTATGCCGAAATTGGGCACCCACATGTTGAAGTTGAGCGCCGCCGCCATGCTCACCGGCGACAGATCGGTCGCGCCGTGACAGCCTGTCTGCACCTGATACAGCGAGGCCAGATCGGCGATGCGGCGCAGGTGGGTGATGCCGCCGGCGTGGACGACGGTAGTGCGGATGTAGTCGATCAGCTGGTTCTGGATCAGGTCTTTGCAATCCCAGATGCTGCTCATGATTTCACCGACGGCCAGCGGTGTGGTGGTGTGCTGGCGGATCAGTCTGAAGGCCTCCTGGTTCTCTGCCGGCGTGGCGTCTTCCATCCAGAACAGCTTGAACGGTTCCAGCGCCTTGCCCAACTGCGCCGCTTCAATCGGTTTGAGGCGGTGATGGCAATCGTGCAGCAGGTGATGATCGCTGCCATATTTGACGCGCACCTTTTCGAACAGGTCGGGTGTGTGGCGCAGGTACAGCGGCGTGTCCCAGATTTCTTCGTCGGGCAGGCCCTTGTCGGCCGGTTCGTAATACATGTTGCCTTTGCCGACGCCGTAGGCCTTGTCCAGGCCCGGCACGCCGGACTGCACGCGGATTGCCTTGTAACCCATGTCGATATAGTGGCCGACTGCATCCAGCGCTTCGGCATGGTCGCGGCCGTTGGCGTGGCCGTAGACCATCACGCCTTCGCGGCTCTTGCCACCCAGAAGCTGATACACCGGCAGATTGGCTGCCTTGCCCTTGATATCCCACAGCGCCATGTCGACGGCGGCGATGGCCGTCATGGTGACCGGGCCGCGGCGCCAGTAGCCGCCGCGATAGAGGTATTGCCAGGTATCTTCGATGCGCGAGGCGTCGCGGCCGATCAGGCAAGGAATGATGTGATCTTCCAGATAGGATTTGACGGCAAGTTCGCGTCCGTTCAGGGTGGCGTCACCGATACCGTAGATACCCTGGTCGGTCTCTATCTTGAGGGTGACGAAGTTGCGGCCTGGACAGGTCACGATGACCTTGGCGCTGAGAATCTTCATGGATGCGATTTCCTTGTCTCGATGCCGGCGACTCCGGTTTTGGCTGTTTTTGGCCATTTTCGGGAGGCGGCTGTTCTGGTGAAAATAAATTTGGTCTAACCAATATTGATTATGGCATTCCAATTTGCATGGCGCAATAGGCGATTATCGCGCAGCCTTTTGTTTTTAAGCCACAATGTGGTCTACATGTTGATTGACATGGTTAGACCAAAATGAGAATATCGCTGAAATTGGTAAGCCGCTGTTTGCTTTGAACGCTGCTTTTCTATACAGTGGATAGACCAATTTAAAGCTAAAAAAGAGGGTTTTATGGCAGATCGTCAGATTCGATCATCAGCCTCAGCTGTGGATACAGCACCAACCAATGCAGTAAGCAAGGCAGCAAAAGTAAGTAGAAAAGCAGTGCGTTCAGATTTGTTGGAACCAGCGTCAGCACCGGAGCGGTCGTATCAGCGTCTGGCGGAGCAGATTGCCGACCTGATCCTGCAGGGCGAATTCAAGGCCGGCGAGCGTCTGCCTTCGGAGCGCAGCCTGGCGGACCGGTTTGAGATCAGCCGCACCTCGGTGCGCGAAGCGATCATCGCGCTGGAAGTGCAAGGGCTGGTGGAAGTACGCGGCGGCTCCGGGATTTATGTCTGCGACGCGGCAACCAAGCCGGTCGGATTTATTCCTGACGGTGGCGCCGGGCCGTTCGAGTTGTTGCGGGCGCGTTGGGTGATTGAGTCGGAGGTGGCGGCATTGGCGGCACAGAATCGCACCGACGCCGACATCGACAAAATCTATACGCAGCTGGCGGCGATGGGACGCAATTTTAACGACAAGCTGGCTAACGAAGCGGATGACCGGTTGTTTCACATCCGTATCGCCGAAGCCAGCGGCAACAGCGTGATGGCGCAAGTCGTCACGGCATTGTGGGATCAGTTGCGCGGCGTGTTGTGGAAGAAGCTGGAAGAGCATTTTCACACGCCGCAGTTGCGCGAAGCCTCGCTGGAAGAGCATCAGAAAGTTTTCGATGCGCTGGTGGCGCGGGATCCGGTCGCTGCACGCGATGCGATGCGTGAGCATCTTGAGCGCGTGATGAATGAATTCAAGAAAGCATGGCGTTAGGATTTTCTGTCACGTCATGCTGACAATGAACGTCCCACAGAGGGCGTCACACATGACGGAGACGGCAATGAAAACAATCAGCACTCGCACAAACCTGTGCACCCCGGCGTACACCTCAGTGTGCGCTTTCCCGCCCTTCACATAGGACGCGGCCTGAACTGATCGGCGCCGCGGCAGCGGCGTTCTCCCGATAACACCACATGGCATGCAGCCGCCCGCTTCGTTGCGCCGCGCTGCGGCGGGGGCGTTGTTGCGTCTTTGTTTTGCGCGTTTCGCAGATGTCAGTTGTCACACAAGGTTTTGAATCCGGCATTGCCCTGCAGGACCGGAATCAATTTAGGGCGGAGTCATACCGCGAACATCCGAGTAGAAAAAAGAGGAGAAGAAATGAAACTACGACGCAGTTGGGTAATGGGAGGACTGGCAATTGTCGCAGCAGGCGCATCGGTACAAGCATCTGCACAGAGCAGTGTGACGATCTACGGCGCACTCGATAATGCTCTGGTCTATACCAATAATCAGGGTGGCCTGCACAATCTGTATTTGCGTACCGGCAACCTGGCAGCCAGCAAGATCGGCTTCAAGGGCGCAGAAGATCTCGGCGGCGGATCGCAAGCGATCTTCACGCTGGAAAACGGCTTCGACATCAACACCGGTGCAATGAGCTCCGCCAATACGCTGTTCAATCGCCAGTCCTTCGTCGGCCTGACTAACAGCAGCTACGGCACGATCACCACCGGACGCCAGTACACGCCGTACTTCCTGTATGTCGGTGCGATAGGGCCGACCAGCGTGCTGACCGGCGCTACCGGCGCCCACCCTGGTGACGTCGATGGTCTCGACACCACGGTGCGCATCAGCAATTCGGTGACTTACTCATCGCCGGTATTTGGTGGTGCACAAGTCAGCGCTTTGTATGGATTTGGCGAAACCGCAGGTAGCGTTTCGACAGGAAACACCTATAGTTTGGCGTTCAAGTATGACGTCAGCGCATGGAATTTTGCGCTGGGTTATCAACGCTTGAAGAATGGTTCGGGACCCGCCAATGCCTGGAATTCGACAGCCTCCGGCAGCTTCTCCACCTCTGCAATCAACAATGGCTACGTCTCGTCGGATAACGTCCAGATGCTGGCCGGTGCGATGCGTTACAACGTCGACAAGTGGATGTTTGGCGCAAATTACGCCAACGCGCAATATAAGCCGGGCGCAGGCTCGTTGTTTACGCAAAAAGCCACGTTTCAGACGCTGGGGTTGATCACGACGTATCAGGCAACGCCGCAAGTCATGCTGGCCGGTGGTTATAGCTATACCTTTGAGAAAGCTGCTAACGGCGTCAACGATCCGGCGAAATATCATCAGATCGCACTGGAGCAAACCTATTCCTTCTCCAAGCGTTCGGCGATTTACTTCCTGGAAGCGTATCAACTGGCGCGCGGCAAGACTTTGGGAAAAACGGCCGGCAGCATTGTTGATGCGGTAGCGGTAGTGGGCGATTCGCAAAACAGTTCGCCGTCTTCAGGTCGCAATCAGACTGTGTTGATGGTTGGGTTCCGTCACTTGTTCTAACTATGCACTACGTGTAAGACGCAAGACAACATCCCCTGAAGCATCTTGAGGTTAACATCCGGTCGGAACATTTTTCGACCGGATGTTTTTTTATGCAGCGTTGCCGAGCCTGCGCCACTCGCTGACGCGCGTCCGCAATTCACGCCGGATCACCTTGCCGGTGGTTGTCATCGGCAATTCATCGACGAAGAAAATCTTCCTCGGATATTCATGCGCAGCGAGGCGCACTTTGACGTGTTCCTGAATTTCGCGCTTGAGCTGGTCGTCGCCGACGACGCCCTCTTTGAGTACGATGACGGCAACCACGATCTCAGTGCGCTGCGCATCGGGCGAACCGATCACGGCGACCATTTTCACGGCGGGGTGCTGGAGGATATTGTCTTCGATCTCGCCGGGGCCGATGCGGTATCCGGCTGATGTGATGACATCGTCATCGCGTCCGACGAAGCGGATGTAGCCTTCTTCGTCCATGCAGCCGGTGTCGCCGGTGAGCAGCCAGTCGCCGACGAACTTGTCTTGTGTGGCTTGGGGATTATTCCAGTACTGTAAAAACATCACCGGGTCGGGACGCCGCACGGCGATGTTGCCGTCGCTGCCGGGCGGCAGCACCTGACCCTGCGCGTCGACAATGGCGAGCGTATGTCCGATGGCTGCGCGGCCGATGGCGCCGGGTTTGCAATCCATGATGGCGGCGCAGGACGATACCGTCATGTTGCATTCGGTCTGGCCATAGAACTCATTGATCGTCAGGCCGAAGGTCTTGCGTCCCCAGTCGAGCAATTCCGTGCCCAGCGATTCGCCGCCACTGGCGACGGAACGCAATTGATAGCGCCAACGTTTTTCCGGGTCGGCGACGGTGCGCATCATCTTCAGCGCGGTCGG
This genomic interval carries:
- the queA gene encoding tRNA preQ1(34) S-adenosylmethionine ribosyltransferase-isomerase QueA yields the protein MYSLSDFDFDLPPELIAQLPLAERSASRLLQVDGAALTDRRFADVVDLLSPGDLLVFNNTRVLKARFFGVKETGGKVEVLVERVLDSRSVHAQVRASKSPPAGTRIRLADAFDVIVGERYGEFYTLQFPSDVFELLEQYGSLPLPPYIEHEADEFDETRYQTVYAKEPGAVAAPTAGLHFDEALLAKLKAKGVDTAFVTLHVGAGTFQPVRVEDLSEHKMHSEWYTIAQETVDKVRAVKAVGGKVVAVGTTSMRALESASQSGTLEAGSADTRLFITPGYTFKTVDRLITNFHLPKSTLLMLVSAFAGYDNIRAAYAHAIAQQYRFFSYGDAMLLTCDASNI
- the tgt gene encoding tRNA guanosine(34) transglycosylase Tgt, whose product is MLEFTLLKTDGNARRGRVKLNHGVVETPIFMPVGTYGSVKAMSPLELKEIDAHIILGNTFHLWLRPGLEVMAKFGGLHGFMGWDKPILTDSGGFQVFSLGDMRKITEEGVHFASPINGDKLFLSPEVSMQIQRVLNSDIVMQFDECTPYEIDGRPATQVEAAQSMRMSLRWAKRSMDEFKGGENPNALFGIVQGGMFETLRDESLAGLNELGFDGIAIGGLSVGEPKEDMMRVLEHIGPRLPADKPHYLMGVGTPEDLVAGVASGVDMFDCVMPTRNARNGWLFTRFGDIKIKNARYKEDTKPLDETCDCYACKNFSRAYLHHLHRTGEILGARLNTIHNLHYYLQIMKEIRAAIDDGQFTQFVAKFKEDRARGA
- the manD gene encoding D-mannonate dehydratase ManD, whose amino-acid sequence is MKILSAKVIVTCPGRNFVTLKIETDQGIYGIGDATLNGRELAVKSYLEDHIIPCLIGRDASRIEDTWQYLYRGGYWRRGPVTMTAIAAVDMALWDIKGKAANLPVYQLLGGKSREGVMVYGHANGRDHAEALDAVGHYIDMGYKAIRVQSGVPGLDKAYGVGKGNMYYEPADKGLPDEEIWDTPLYLRHTPDLFEKVRVKYGSDHHLLHDCHHRLKPIEAAQLGKALEPFKLFWMEDATPAENQEAFRLIRQHTTTPLAVGEIMSSIWDCKDLIQNQLIDYIRTTVVHAGGITHLRRIADLASLYQVQTGCHGATDLSPVSMAAALNFNMWVPNFGIQEYMRHTPETDAVFPHGYYFDKGYLMLPDAPGLGVDIDEAAALKFPYERAYLPTCRLRDGTVWNW
- a CDS encoding FadR/GntR family transcriptional regulator produces the protein MADRQIRSSASAVDTAPTNAVSKAAKVSRKAVRSDLLEPASAPERSYQRLAEQIADLILQGEFKAGERLPSERSLADRFEISRTSVREAIIALEVQGLVEVRGGSGIYVCDAATKPVGFIPDGGAGPFELLRARWVIESEVAALAAQNRTDADIDKIYTQLAAMGRNFNDKLANEADDRLFHIRIAEASGNSVMAQVVTALWDQLRGVLWKKLEEHFHTPQLREASLEEHQKVFDALVARDPVAARDAMREHLERVMNEFKKAWR
- a CDS encoding porin, which encodes MKLRRSWVMGGLAIVAAGASVQASAQSSVTIYGALDNALVYTNNQGGLHNLYLRTGNLAASKIGFKGAEDLGGGSQAIFTLENGFDINTGAMSSANTLFNRQSFVGLTNSSYGTITTGRQYTPYFLYVGAIGPTSVLTGATGAHPGDVDGLDTTVRISNSVTYSSPVFGGAQVSALYGFGETAGSVSTGNTYSLAFKYDVSAWNFALGYQRLKNGSGPANAWNSTASGSFSTSAINNGYVSSDNVQMLAGAMRYNVDKWMFGANYANAQYKPGAGSLFTQKATFQTLGLITTYQATPQVMLAGGYSYTFEKAANGVNDPAKYHQIALEQTYSFSKRSAIYFLEAYQLARGKTLGKTAGSIVDAVAVVGDSQNSSPSSGRNQTVLMVGFRHLF